The following DNA comes from Alienimonas californiensis.
GTTCTCCGGTCCGTTCTTCGCTCAGCGGCTTCCCGTCCGGCCCCTCAAAGCCGAGGTGCCACTTGCCGACCATCGCCGTGCGGTAGCCGGCGTCGGCGAAGACGCTGCCCAGCGTGGGCGTGCCCTCCGGGATCTGCGGGCGTTCGTTCCAATCCCACGGGCGGCCGCGGCGGGAATAGCGGCCCGTTAAGAGGGAGTACCGCGTCGGCGTGCACCACGCCGCGGGGCTGTGGGCGTCCGTCAGCCGCAGGCCGCGGGCGGCCAGTTCGTCCAGGTGCGGCGTGGGGATCTTCGAATCTGGGTTGTTCGCCCCGAGGTCGCCCCAGCCCATGTCGTCCGCGAGGATCACCACCACGTTCGGCCGGGCGTCGGCGGGCCGATCGGCGGCCGGTTGTTGGGCGGCCGGTCCGGCCGGATCGGCGGGGGCGAGAACCGCGGCGGCGAGTAGAACGAACAGCGACATCGGCGAAACTTCCAGTCGGGACGAGCCGGCCGACTATGATCGCCCCGCCCCCCGATTCCCACCGTTTCCACCCGAGCCCCCCGCCGCTCCCCGTCCGTTCATGCACGTCGCGATCGTCACCGCCGGCGGCGCCGGGATGTTCTGCGGCAGTTGTTTGCAGGACAACGCCCTCGCCCGCGCCCTCATGGCCAGCGGCGAGGAGGTCTCCCTGATCCCCACATATACTCCCCTGACTCTCGACACGAAGGACGAATCGTTGCTGGGCCCGGGCCGCGGGCGGGTGTTCCTCGGCGGCATCAACCTGTACCTCGAACACCAGTCGAAGCTGTGGGGCCGGCTGCCGCGGTGGTTCGTGCGGTTCCTCGACAGCCGCTGGGCGCTGAAGCTCAGTTCCAAGCTGGGCGTCTCCAATGACGCCGCGAACCTCGGGCCGCTGACGATCGATTTATTACGCGGCGAGTTAGGCCCCCAGCGGCGGGGCATTGAGGAATTGGTGGACTGGATCGTGAACCGGCTCAAACCGGACGCGGTGGTGTTCAGCAACGCCCTGCTGGTCGGCCCGGTGCGGGAGCTGCGCAAAAGCTTCGACGGCCCCATCTGGTGCACGCTGCAGGGGGACGACATCTTTCTGAACGCCCTGCGGGAACCGCACCAGTCCGCGGCGCTGGCGATGATCTCCGACCGGGCCGGCGACGACTGCCACGGCTTCACCGGGTTCCTCACCCACAGCGAGTACTACGCCGACCACATGGCGGACACCCTCGCCCTGCCCCGCGACCGCTTCCGCACCCTGCCGCTGTTATTGGAGCCGAACGGCTTTCCGGAGGCGCCGCCCGCGGAGCGGCCGAACGAGGGGCCGTTCACCGTCGGTTATTTCGCCCGCATCTGCCCGGAAAAAGGGCTGCACAACCTCGTCGAGGCGATGGAGCTGCTCCGCGAACGCCGGCCGGAGGTGCAGTGGGCGCTGCTGGCGGGGGGATATCTTGGCCCGCGGGATCAACGGTATTTTCGGGGGTTGAAAAAGCGGACGAAGTCGTGGGGAAACGGGTTTGAATACGCCGGGGCCCCGAACACGCTGGCGGAGAAGGCGTCGATTCTTCAGCGATTCGACGTGCTCAGCGTGCCGACGGTTTATCGGGAGCCCAAGGGCCTGCCGGTCCTGGAGGGCTGGGCCTGCGGCGTGCCCTGCGTGCAGCCGGCCCACGGCGCGTTTCCGGAGTTATTGCACGGCGTGCCGGGCGGCGTGCTGGTTCCGCCCGGCGACGCCCGCGCCCTCGCCGCCGCCCTGGAAGCGCTGCACGACGACCCCGACCGTCGCCGGGCGCTGGGCGCCGCGGGGCACGCCGGCGTGCGGGCCGTGCACGGCCCGACGGCGGTCGCGGAGCGGTTCAAGGCAATCCTGAACGCCCCCGTCCCCGGCAAGCGGATCGCCAATCGGCCGGGCGCCGGATGACGCGGTTCCGGGTGACGAAGGCGCAACTCGCCGCCGCGGAGAACGGCACGACGCCGGACGTGCTCGCCCCCGGCGTGCGACTGCTGTTCTGCGGCATTAATCCGTCCCTCTATAGCGTCGTGACGGGCTGCCACTTCGCCCGCCCCGGCAACCGCTTCTGGCCCGCCCTGCACGACGGCGGCTTCACCCCGCGGCTGTTTCACCCCTCCGAGAACGAGGAGTTGTTAACGTACGGCTGCGGGATCACGAACCTCGCCCCCCGCGGCACCCGCCGGGCGGACGAATTGAGCCGGGACGAACTGGAGGAGGGGGCGGAGGAGCTGGCGGCGAAGGTCGAAGCGAACGGCGTGCGGACGGTGGCGTTCCTCGGCGTGACCGCCTATCGCACCGCCTTCGCAGAGCCGGGAGCCGTGATCGGCCGGCAGGAGCGGACCGTCGGCGGGGCGGACGTCTGGGTCTTGCCGAACCCCAGCGGGTTGAACGCCCATTATCAACGCCCGGACTTCGCCCGCCTGTTCGGCGAACTGCGGGCGGCGGTCTTCGGCACGGCCGGGGCCGAGGGCCGATGAATTCCGAGACCGAATTGACCGAGGCGACGCCGCTCATCATCGAACTGGCGAGCGCCCTGCACCGCTTCGGCGCCCCGGCTCACGAGCTGGAAGAATTGATGACCGAAACGGCGACGGCCCTCGGCGTCGCCGCCCAGTATTTCGCCGCCCCGACCTCGATCTCGTTCGGCTTCGGCGAACCGCGGGAGCATCGCACGACGATGATCCGCGTCTCCCCCGGGGAGGTGGATCTGGCCAAGCTCCGCGATTTATACGTCCTGCAGGCGTCGATCGCCTCCGGGGCGACCGACGCCGCCGCGGGACGGACCGCCGTGCGGGCGATCGTGGAGCGACCGCCGCGGTTCGGCCCGGCGTGGACCGTGCCGGCGACCGGGCTGGTCGGCGTCACCGCCGCCCCGTTCTTCGGCGGCGGCGCCCCCGAGGCGGCCCTCGCCGGGGCGCTGGCCCTGCTGGTCGGCACGCTGGCCTGGCTCAGCTCCAAGCGGCCCGGCCTGCAACGTCTCCTCCTTCCCGGCAGCAGCGTGCTCGTCTCCGCCGCGGCGATCGGCGCCGCGGTCCTGCTGCCGGACCTCGCCGCCGCGATCGTGACGGTCAGCGCTCTGATTCTGTTCATCCCCGGGCTCACGTTGACGATCGCGATGAACGAACTGGCCGCCCAGAACCTCGTCTCCGGCTCCGCCCGGTTCGCGGGGGCGGTGGCCCAACTCATGATGATCGGCTTCGGGGTGGAGTTAGGCCGCAGCCTCGTCGCCCTGGTCGCCGAGCCCGCGGCGCCGGGGCCGGAGGCGGGGCTGGGCGACGCGGTGGTCGCCGGCAGCCTGTTCGTCGCCTCGCTGGCCTTCACCGTGTTGTTTCAGGCGCGGGCGCGGGACTTCGGCTGGATCTGCGTGGCGGCGTTCGTGGCTTTTTTTGGGGCCCGGCTGGGCGTGGCGCTGCTCGGCCCGCTGGCGGGGCCGTCGGTGGCGGCGTTCGCCGTGGGGGCCTTCAGCAACGCCGTCGGCCGCTGGCGCCGGCGGCCGGCGCTGGTCACCTTGCTGCCGGGGCTCCTCCTACTGGTGCCGGGCAGCGTGGGGTTTAACAGCGTCACGCAATTGCTCGACCACGACGAGATGCGGTCGTTTCAATCCGTGTTCAATACGCTGCTGATCGCCGCGGCGATCGTGACGGGCCTGCTGTTCGCCAACGTCGCCGTCGCCCAACGGCCGGGGACGGGGGAGCGGTTGAGTTAGGGTCTCTTGTGAGCCCGAAGCGCAAGCGAGGTTCGGAGCCGTCCACTCTCACTTGCGCTTCGGGCTCACCATGAAGCCTCACGCCAGAATCTCTTCCACCGGGTTCGCCTCCGGGTCGGCGAGGCGGATCGGGCGGCCGACGTTGCTGAGGTTGTCCCGCCACGGGTCCACGCCCGCGGCCCGGCAGAGGGTGGCGGCGAAGTCCGCGGCGCTGATCGGCCGGTCCGTCACCTCCATCCCCGCCTCGTCCGTGGCGCCCACCACGGAGCCGCCGACGATCCCGCCGCCGCACATCACCGCGTTCCAGGCCATCGGGAAATGGTCGCGGCCGCCCTGCGGATTGATCGTCGGCGTGCGGCCGAACTCGCCCATCCAGACGACCAGCGTGTCGCCCAGACCGCGGTCGTTCAGGTCGTCCAGCAGCGTGCTCCACGCCGGGTCCAACACCCCGCAGAGCCCCTTCACCGCTTCGAAGTTGTCGGCGTGGGTGTCCCAGGCGAAGGCTTCGCCGCCGGTCACGCCGTTGAGGCTCACCTCCACGAAGGGCACGCCCCGCTCCACCAGTCGGCGGGCCAGCAGGCAGCCCTGCCCGAAGGGGCTGCGGCCGTATTTGTCCTTCAGCGCCGCCGGTTCCTTCTCCAGATCGAACGCCCCCGCGGCGGCGCCGCCCATCATGCGGACGGCCTTTTCGTAGGCGGTCCGGCGGCCCACGAGGGCAGCGTCCGGACGGTTCGTGGCGAAGGAGGACTCGAAATTCGACAACAATTCGAGTCGCCGCTGCATCCGCTCCCCGCCGGCGCCGCGGGGCGGGGCGAGGTTACGAACCGTCAACGCGTTCCCGCCCGTCGCATTGGGGTCGCCGGCCCCCTCGCCGACGACCAGCGGGGCGAACTCCGGCCCGAGGAACCCGCTGCCGAACGCCGCCGGGTTCGCCAGCCGGAACGGGGCGACGGAGATATAGCCCGGCAGATCGGTCTCGGCCCGGTCGGGCCGGGCGGCTAACTCCTTGGAGATCGCCGCCCCCAGCGTGGGGTAGTCGATCGCCCCGCCGGGCCGGTAGCCGGTGCGGGCCAGATAGGTCGCCCGGCCGTGGTCCCCCTCCGGGGTGGAGAGGGTCCGCAGGATCGCGCAGCGGTCCAGCCGCTGGGCGATGCCGGGCAAGTGCTCGGCAATCTGCACGCCGGGCACGGCGGTGTCGATCGCCTTGAACTCCCCGCCGTTCTCGTGGTTCGGCTTGGGATCGAAGGTATCGAGCTGGCTCGGCCCGCCGGTCATCCAGAGCAGAATGACGGACCGCGGCGGCGTCTGATCACCTGCCGCCGCGGCGAGCGCCGGCAGCCAGCCGGACATCGACGCCCCCGCCGCGCTCGCGGCGAACGCTTGCAGGGCCCGGCGGCGGGAGAGGACGGACATCAAAAAGCTCGTTAGTGGTTTGTGCTGAATTCGCTGCTGTTCAGCAGCGTCCAAAACAGGTCCGCCAGCGCCTCGGCCTCGTCGTCGGCGGCGTGGACGTAGGCGTTTAGTTCCTCCCGTTCCGCGGGGTAGGGCTGGCGGGAGAGCGTCGCCAGGAACAGGGCGTCCAGGCGGCCGTCGCGGTCGAGGTAGGGGGCGGAGAGGGCCGCGGCGAAGGTGCGGCTGCGGCGGAGGTCCACGCTCTCGGCGACCAGCCCGCCGTTCATCAGGCTGAGCGCCTGCAGGATGCTGGTGCGGCGGTCGGCGGGGCGTTCGGAGTCGTCCCGGAAGGTATTCAAAAACTCCGCCCGGGCGTCCTCCTGCATGATGAACGGGTTGCCGCCGTCGGTCGGGTCGAAGGGCGTGAACCGCCCCGTCGCCCGCTCCAGACTGTCGTATAACACCGCCGCCGGCAGCGGTTTGACGGGGTAGCGGGCGAACAGATCGCCCGGCGGGTCGCTCTCGTGCTTGGACGACAGCCCGTAGGCGTCGCTCAGCGCCAGGCCGGTCAGTAGCGTTTTGAGGTCGTAGCCGGAGGCGACGAACTGCTCGGCCAGTTTGTCTAATAACTCCGGGTGCGAGGGCGGGTTCAACTCGCCGAAGTCGTCCACCGGGTCGACGATCCCGCGGCCGAACAGCAGGCCCCACAGCCGGTTCACCGCGACCCGGGCGAACAGGTCGTTCTCCGGCGCGACGAGCCGTTCGGCGAGAGCGCTCCGCGGGCTCTGGCCGGGGATGAGGACCGGGGCGGAGCCGTCGAGGTAGGTCGCCGGCACTTCCGTCACGCCGCTTTTGAGCGTCACCTCCGGCGGAATTTGGAGCACGGTGGCGTCGGTGCGTTCCCGCAACTCGCCCAGCCGGCCGCCGCGGTCCGTGTCCCGTTCCAGCCCGCCGAAGAAGGCGGCGAACCGCCAGAACTCCTCCTGCTTCCAGTGGTCGAAGGGATGATCGTGACACTCCGCACACTCCAGCCGGGTGCCCAGGAACGCCCGGGTGGTCGCCGCGGCGAGTTCCTCCGGCTTCGTCTCCCGAGCCGTATAAAAGGCCTGCGGCCCGGCGGAGCCGGTTTGCGGGCCGAAGGGCGTCGCCTCCATGTCCGCGGCGGCCAGTTCGGCGGTGAGCAGTTCCCGGGCGAAGTCGTCGTAGGGGCGGTTCTCGAGGAGGGCGTTCCGCAGCCAGGCTTCGAACCCGGGGCGCTGGAAGGCGGCCTGCTGGTCGCGGGTCAGTTCCGGCACCAGCGCGTCCCGCCAGACGGCGGTGAAGTGCGTGACGTACCCGGGCCCGTTCAGCAGCCCCTCGACCACGGCCCGCTTTGCCGCGTCGTCGGCCCCGAACGGGTGCGCGTCCACGAAGTCCCGCACCGCCGAGGCGGTGGGGATGCGGCCGGTGAGGTCCAGGTGCACCCGGCGGAACCAGGCCTCGTCCGTCGCCGGTTCGGCCGGCGTGACGCCCTCCAGCGCCCAGGCGACGACGAAGTGTTCGTCGACCGTCGCCGCGATCGCCGCCGCAGCGTCGCCCGGTTCCGCTTCGCCCCCCGCGACGGGGCTCAGAACCAGCAAGCAGGCGGCGAGCGGCGCGATCACGGCGGGGCGAGCGTTCGGGACGGGATTCACAGTGTACCAATGCGACCGCGCCCCGTGGGGGCGCAGGAAAACGTCGGTCGGCGCAGCGGCGAACCCGACCGCGGGGCGCCAGCCCCGCGGTCGGGTCGCGGATCGAATTGTCGCCTGGGGTTCTCGCAGCACGCAGTTCGGTCGCCGCCCCGCCCGACGGATCGTCGGCCCGGCCGGTGTACGCCGGGGCAGGAGTGGAGAAGGTGGAATACGGGCTCCGGCGCCCCGGTTCACGGGAAACAGGGGCCGGGCTTCGGAACGACCGCCCGCCGTGCCCGGGGCCGCTCAGGCGGACGCCTAAGGACTCTCCCGGGGGAAGGCGGGGCGGGGTCGGCGTCCGTGCCGACGGGCGGGGTGGCGGTTCGCACCGGCCGGTCGCGGGCCGACCGGTGCGGGGGCGAACTCCGCGGCGTCCGTCACCAACGTCGGCCGCGTCGCCCGCCCCGCGAGGACGCCGGCGGCCGCCTGCGTCCGGTGCGGGCGGGGCGGTCGGCCCCTCACCCTACGGGGGGTCGGGACCTGTTTTTCCCGAACCGATTGCGCCGCAGAGACTTCCGCGAACGAACCGCGACCCCGCCGGGCGACTTGCCCCCGCGGGGCGGGCGGGTCCGGGAACCGACGGAGTGACCGCCGCGGGTCGTTCCGCCGGCAGGGCGAAGGCGACGAAGGCGTCGCCGGGGTTATTTCCGGCGACGCCGCGGCCGCTCGCACCGGCGAAAGGTCTTCACGCACCAGAGCTTGTCGTCGTCCCGACGAACCGCGACGGGGCGGGGCCCGTAGTCGCCCGCGATGCAGATCGTCAGCGAGTCGCCGTCGATTTCGTAAAGGCAACGGGTGATCAAACTTTCCAGCCCCTCAATCCAGAAGTTTAATCCCGGACCGAAGTCGGAGCGGACCCGTTCGAACGGACCTTCCGAAGGCCGCCGATCCAGTAAATCGACGCGGTAGCGGCCGTCGTCCGTGAACTCGACGTATTCGCCCGGCAGCCCTCCAATTAAGCTGACGGTTCGTCCCTCGATCATGTCGGTCGCTTCGACACGCCAGCAGCCGACGAGGGACGCGTCGTTCGAGAACTCGGCAGGCATCTGGGTCAGGGCCGATAAGGCGGCGGTTCATTCTTGGGGGAGGGCGAAGGCGACGAAGGCGTCGCCGGCGGGGGTGCCGAGTTTGCCGGCCCCGCCGGCGGCGACGGCGACGTACTGCCGGCCGTTCACCGCGTAGGTGCAGGGCGTCGCGTAGCCGCCCGCGGGCAGCTGGGCGCTCCAGAGCTCCTCCCCGGTCGCGGCGTCGAAGGCGCGAATTCGCTCGTCCTTCGTGCCGGCGATGAACACCAGCCCGCCGGCGGTGACGATCGGGCCGCCGAAGTTCTCCGTGCCGGTCTGCGGCACGCCGCGGGCGGTCAGTTCCGGGAACTCCCCCAGCGGAACCTGCCAGGCGAACTCGCCGGAGTTGAGGTCGATCGCCGTCAACAACCCCCACGGCGGGGCGATTGCGGGGTAGCCCTCGTGATCCCGGAACTGATCGTACCCCGCGTGCCCATAGCGATAACGGTTATTTGTGGAGGCCGGAACGAGCTGCATAATGTTCGGCACGTTCGTCGAATTGACGATCAAATATTGACGCGTCGGGTCGAACGCCGCCCCGGACCAGTTCGCCCCGCCGTGGGTGCCGGGGGTGACGATCGTGCCCTGCAAACTCGGCGGGGCGTTGCCCGGGCCGTGGCGGAACCTCTTGAGCTGTTCGAGGGCCGACTCCCGGTTCGCCTCGCCGATGTTCGTCAGGTTCGACTCGTCCAGATGCCGGGCGGCGAAAGGCGGGGGTTTGACGGGCGTCGGCTGGGTCGGCCACGCCTGCTCGCCGGGGACGTCGGAGGGCGGGACGGGGCGTTCTTCAATGTCGAACAGCGGTTCGCCGGTCTCCCGGTTGAACAGGAACAGGTGCCCGGTCTTGGTCACCTGGGCGGCGGCGTCGACGGATTGGCCGTCCCGTTCGACCGTCGTCAGCACCGGCGGAGTGGGGAGGTCGTGGTCCCAGAGATCGTGGTGCAGCGTTTGGAAGTGCCATTTCCGCTCCCCGGTGCGGGCGTCGAGGGCCAGCACGCAGTTGGCGAACAGGTTCTCCCCGTGCCGATCGCCGCCGTAGAAGTCGAACGCCGCCGACCCGGTGCCGCAGAAGACCAGACCCCGCGTCACGTCGACGTTCGCCCCGCCCCAGGCGTTCGCTCCGCCTCGGTTCTGCCAGGAGTCGCCGGCCCAGGTGTCGTTCCCGAACTCGCCCGGGGCCGGCACGGTGCGGAAGGCCCATAGTTGGGCCCCGGTGCGGACGTCGAAGGCCCGCACGTCGCCCGGCGCCGCGACGCCCGGCCCCTCGCCGTTGGAGACGCCCAGGATGACCACATCCTCATAAATCGCCGGCGCCGAGGTCGGCCCGTACGGCAACTGCCGGGCCGCCGGCGGCAGTTCGGCCCGCAGATCGCGGACGCCGCCCTCGCCGAACGCCGGGTCGAGCTTTCCGGTGCGGGCGTCCAGCGAGAACAACCGCCCGTCGGCGGTGCCGTGCAGGATCCGGCGCTCGCCGTCCGGTTCGCCGTCCGACCACCAGGCGACGCCGCGGTTCACCCCGCCGGAGGTGGGCTGAAAGGGGTACGGATGATCGCGGAGCGGGTCGAAGCTCCAGCGCTCCTCCCCCGTCGCCGCGTCCAGCGCCGCCACCCGCAGGTAATTCGTGGTGACGTACATTACGCCGTCCACCACCACCGGCGTGCACTCGATCGTCTTACCGGGCCGATCGGCCAGCTCGCCGGTGTGCCAGGTCCACGCCGGTTCCAGCCGCCCGACGTTGGAGCGGTCGATCTGATCGAGTTCCGAGAACCGCATCCCCCCGCGATCCCCGCCCACGGCGGGCCAATCGGCTGGCTCGGCCAAGGGATCGGCGGCCGGCACGATGAGGCCGACCAGAAGCAGCGGGGCGAGAGCGTTCATCGGCGGGCGGGGCGCGGGCGGAACCGGACGGGGCGCCCATGCTGGGCGGGAGGCACCGGATCCTCAACCGCGGCCGGCACTACTGGCGTTTCGACTGTGAGAACGCCGCGAAATTCAAAACGAGTTTCGCCCGACTCATCTACGTCGCACTGTCTTTATAGTCCCACTGCACTGGCAGGACGCAGTGTGACCCGCCCGTCCTCAGAGGCGACAAGCGTATCAAACTACAAGTAGACTTCACCAGCGACCGCTTGCGTCGCGGCGACACCTAAGACCTTTGCGTCGGAGAAGAAAGCAGTGAGGCACGACTTCAGCGAAGCCACCAAACTTCTCTTGGCGAAGAGAACTGGCACGATGTGCTGCAATCCCTCTTGCTGCGCGTCGACGTACGGTCCGAACGACGCGTCTGACAAATCCACCAATAAGGGTGTCGCGGCACACATTACAGCGGCCGCAGTGGGCGGTCCGCGATTCAATCCACTGCTAACCACTGAACAAAGAAAGCATCACTCAAATGGGATCTGGCTGTGCCAGAGTTGCGCTCGCCTGATCGACGTGGACGAGAAAGAATACACCGCCGAGCTATTATTATCATGGAAGACTAAAGGCGAAGACCGGGCACGCAGAGCATTAGTCAATCCATCATCGCTTAACGCTGGCCCAAATTTCGCGGAGACGATAGCCCTAGTATACGTGCAACGAGACTCCTTGCCGTACG
Coding sequences within:
- a CDS encoding glycosyltransferase family 4 protein, whose amino-acid sequence is MHVAIVTAGGAGMFCGSCLQDNALARALMASGEEVSLIPTYTPLTLDTKDESLLGPGRGRVFLGGINLYLEHQSKLWGRLPRWFVRFLDSRWALKLSSKLGVSNDAANLGPLTIDLLRGELGPQRRGIEELVDWIVNRLKPDAVVFSNALLVGPVRELRKSFDGPIWCTLQGDDIFLNALREPHQSAALAMISDRAGDDCHGFTGFLTHSEYYADHMADTLALPRDRFRTLPLLLEPNGFPEAPPAERPNEGPFTVGYFARICPEKGLHNLVEAMELLRERRPEVQWALLAGGYLGPRDQRYFRGLKKRTKSWGNGFEYAGAPNTLAEKASILQRFDVLSVPTVYREPKGLPVLEGWACGVPCVQPAHGAFPELLHGVPGGVLVPPGDARALAAALEALHDDPDRRRALGAAGHAGVRAVHGPTAVAERFKAILNAPVPGKRIANRPGAG
- the mug gene encoding G/U mismatch-specific DNA glycosylase — protein: MTRFRVTKAQLAAAENGTTPDVLAPGVRLLFCGINPSLYSVVTGCHFARPGNRFWPALHDGGFTPRLFHPSENEELLTYGCGITNLAPRGTRRADELSRDELEEGAEELAAKVEANGVRTVAFLGVTAYRTAFAEPGAVIGRQERTVGGADVWVLPNPSGLNAHYQRPDFARLFGELRAAVFGTAGAEGR
- a CDS encoding threonine/serine exporter family protein, which gives rise to MNSETELTEATPLIIELASALHRFGAPAHELEELMTETATALGVAAQYFAAPTSISFGFGEPREHRTTMIRVSPGEVDLAKLRDLYVLQASIASGATDAAAGRTAVRAIVERPPRFGPAWTVPATGLVGVTAAPFFGGGAPEAALAGALALLVGTLAWLSSKRPGLQRLLLPGSSVLVSAAAIGAAVLLPDLAAAIVTVSALILFIPGLTLTIAMNELAAQNLVSGSARFAGAVAQLMMIGFGVELGRSLVALVAEPAAPGPEAGLGDAVVAGSLFVASLAFTVLFQARARDFGWICVAAFVAFFGARLGVALLGPLAGPSVAAFAVGAFSNAVGRWRRRPALVTLLPGLLLLVPGSVGFNSVTQLLDHDEMRSFQSVFNTLLIAAAIVTGLLFANVAVAQRPGTGERLS
- a CDS encoding DUF1501 domain-containing protein; its protein translation is MSVLSRRRALQAFAASAAGASMSGWLPALAAAAGDQTPPRSVILLWMTGGPSQLDTFDPKPNHENGGEFKAIDTAVPGVQIAEHLPGIAQRLDRCAILRTLSTPEGDHGRATYLARTGYRPGGAIDYPTLGAAISKELAARPDRAETDLPGYISVAPFRLANPAAFGSGFLGPEFAPLVVGEGAGDPNATGGNALTVRNLAPPRGAGGERMQRRLELLSNFESSFATNRPDAALVGRRTAYEKAVRMMGGAAAGAFDLEKEPAALKDKYGRSPFGQGCLLARRLVERGVPFVEVSLNGVTGGEAFAWDTHADNFEAVKGLCGVLDPAWSTLLDDLNDRGLGDTLVVWMGEFGRTPTINPQGGRDHFPMAWNAVMCGGGIVGGSVVGATDEAGMEVTDRPISAADFAATLCRAAGVDPWRDNLSNVGRPIRLADPEANPVEEILA
- a CDS encoding DUF1549 and DUF1553 domain-containing protein, producing the protein MIAPLAACLLVLSPVAGGEAEPGDAAAAIAATVDEHFVVAWALEGVTPAEPATDEAWFRRVHLDLTGRIPTASAVRDFVDAHPFGADDAAKRAVVEGLLNGPGYVTHFTAVWRDALVPELTRDQQAAFQRPGFEAWLRNALLENRPYDDFARELLTAELAAADMEATPFGPQTGSAGPQAFYTARETKPEELAAATTRAFLGTRLECAECHDHPFDHWKQEEFWRFAAFFGGLERDTDRGGRLGELRERTDATVLQIPPEVTLKSGVTEVPATYLDGSAPVLIPGQSPRSALAERLVAPENDLFARVAVNRLWGLLFGRGIVDPVDDFGELNPPSHPELLDKLAEQFVASGYDLKTLLTGLALSDAYGLSSKHESDPPGDLFARYPVKPLPAAVLYDSLERATGRFTPFDPTDGGNPFIMQEDARAEFLNTFRDDSERPADRRTSILQALSLMNGGLVAESVDLRRSRTFAAALSAPYLDRDGRLDALFLATLSRQPYPAEREELNAYVHAADDEAEALADLFWTLLNSSEFSTNH
- a CDS encoding pyrroloquinoline quinone-dependent dehydrogenase, whose amino-acid sequence is MNALAPLLLVGLIVPAADPLAEPADWPAVGGDRGGMRFSELDQIDRSNVGRLEPAWTWHTGELADRPGKTIECTPVVVDGVMYVTTNYLRVAALDAATGEERWSFDPLRDHPYPFQPTSGGVNRGVAWWSDGEPDGERRILHGTADGRLFSLDARTGKLDPAFGEGGVRDLRAELPPAARQLPYGPTSAPAIYEDVVILGVSNGEGPGVAAPGDVRAFDVRTGAQLWAFRTVPAPGEFGNDTWAGDSWQNRGGANAWGGANVDVTRGLVFCGTGSAAFDFYGGDRHGENLFANCVLALDARTGERKWHFQTLHHDLWDHDLPTPPVLTTVERDGQSVDAAAQVTKTGHLFLFNRETGEPLFDIEERPVPPSDVPGEQAWPTQPTPVKPPPFAARHLDESNLTNIGEANRESALEQLKRFRHGPGNAPPSLQGTIVTPGTHGGANWSGAAFDPTRQYLIVNSTNVPNIMQLVPASTNNRYRYGHAGYDQFRDHEGYPAIAPPWGLLTAIDLNSGEFAWQVPLGEFPELTARGVPQTGTENFGGPIVTAGGLVFIAGTKDERIRAFDAATGEELWSAQLPAGGYATPCTYAVNGRQYVAVAAGGAGKLGTPAGDAFVAFALPQE